GTACTGAGGAGTCCCTCTGGTTAGTTATTGGGACAGGACCAGAACCCCGGTCTTTCAAGGCCTAACCTGACCTGTAGCTTCTGTAAGACTGGCCCTTTATGTGTATAATAAGATGGCCTGTTTATGGCTGGCAAAGTGCGGATCTGAGGAAGTACTTCATGAGGGATATTATTTCTCTCTACATGTGactaaaagaaggggaaagggcaCATATTTGGAGAACAGCTAAGAATGATCTAATATGAACACAGAGTGAAATACAAAACCCAAAAGAGAGACTAGTTTCTACCTTTAGCACAAATTATAAGCCAAAGCACTTAGtcttttgagaattctttaaCTACTGCAGAACCATTTCATGTTTAAGCCCATCCCCATTCACACATCTGTCAATTCCTAATAAAGGTAATTATATACAGGCAGTAGCTGAGTAGCCAGTAGACACGCTTATCTGGATTTATTTCCAATCTAATCTTCCTACACCAACTGCCCACATAAGTGTGTTTAAGGGCCAAGTATTTAGTGTTGGTTACTTTCTGGTTGGGCTATATCTGAGATCTGTAGATCTTCTGAAGTCAATGCAGCACAGCTATGGACTGCAATGATTTGTGGCTCTGGGGTTGTAAATAAATAGGTGGAAGGCCTTAGAACACTTTGGCTTCATCTGAAAGTCCTAAACTGGAATGAGAACTGGAGAACAGTCCGGTAGTTCTGTAATGCTTCATCAGTGTGTGATCTTGGGAGTCATTTAACTTTGCTGTACCTCTGTTTTGCTCTTTAGAATAGGAAACTCATGCAGATGTCATATAACATCACCGAAGTGCTCTGGACACTCAGGAAGATACTCTATGAAGAGCTTTTAAAGCCCCTCCCCTAGATCCAAAGGGAGGGAAATGCCAAACATAAATAATTAGggattttaatttcatataactTACCTGTATCGCTCTTCCTGTAAGGCCTGTATTATTAAGGAATAGTCCCTCTGATAATGTTCCTTGAGAGTTTCAAAGGATTCCTCTAGTCTGGCCTGGGTTTCCCGGATCTCCTGGATCTCGTGGAATAGTGCATCAAATCCTGAGCTCTGCATGTCCAGGGTGTTTGTTTTGGAGCTAGATGCTCCTACAGCGATGCCTCCGGTAGTGCTGTTGGCCCCCACTGAGCCTGAAGTGGCACTAGAACAATCTTCCTCACTACCATATTTTGGGCTGGACTGAAAGTTTGAAATCACTCCCAAAGCCTTCCCCCCATCATCCACTTGCCCTTCCTCTAAAGAGTCCTTCAGGTTGGGGATGTTGTCTGCACTGCCAAATTTATTCCGAATTAGTGAAGCAATCTCTCTGGGCTTGGAGACCACGGCCCCTGCTGCTGAATGGGTCGCCTGGGAGAAGCTGGAAAGTCCGCCTTTGACACTGTCCACCACACCTTCACTGAAGCCAGTTACCTTGGCGCCCACATCCTTCAGACCCTGGTGCATGTCCCTGAAGACATCCTTGGGCTGTCGGGGAATCCCATTCTGCTCCACCTCTCGGAGTTTCCTGTGGTAGTGCTCAAGCTTCTTCTGCAGCTGAAGGATGGTTTGGGCAGATTTCTGGTTCTTCTTCTCAAAGACCTGCTTGATGCGGGCGGCCTGCTGCTTGTCTGCACTGTTGGCAAGCTTCAAGTACTCGGCAACATTGTCGTCCCGGGCTGTTTGTGCAATCTTGATCTGCTCTGTAAGCTTCAGGATCTTCTGCTGCAGGTGAGCAATAGCAGCCTTTGTGCGCTGAGGGTCTGGGGTGCCATCCACAGAGTCTGTGTGGATGCTGCCATCTGTGCTGGAGGCCACTGCACTGGAAGTCTGGGCAAGGCTGCTTACTTCC
The DNA window shown above is from Manis javanica isolate MJ-LG chromosome 3, MJ_LKY, whole genome shotgun sequence and carries:
- the TMCC1 gene encoding transmembrane and coiled-coil domains protein 1 isoform X8, with product MEPSLSSETIERLEVSSLAQTSSAVASSTDGSIHTDSVDGTPDPQRTKAAIAHLQQKILKLTEQIKIAQTARDDNVAEYLKLANSADKQQAARIKQVFEKKNQKSAQTILQLQKKLEHYHRKLREVEQNGIPRQPKDVFRDMHQGLKDVGAKVTGFSEGVVDSVKGGLSSFSQATHSAAGAVVSKPREIASLIRNKFGSADNIPNLKDSLEEGQVDDGGKALGVISNFQSSPKYGSEEDCSSATSGSVGANSTTGGIAVGASSSKTNTLDMQSSGFDALFHEIQEIRETQARLEESFETLKEHYQRDYSLIIQALQEERYRCERLEEQLNDLTELHQNEILNLKQELASMEEKIAYQSYERARDIQEALEACQTRISKMELQQQQQQVVQLEGLESATARNLLGKLINVLLAVMAVLLVFVSTVANCVLPLMKTRNRTFSTLFLVVLLAFLWKHWDALFSYAERFFTCPR
- the TMCC1 gene encoding transmembrane and coiled-coil domains protein 1 isoform X3 translates to MEPSGSEQLYEDPDPGGKSQDAEARKQTESEQKLSKMTHNALENINVIGQGLKHLFQHQRRRSSVSPHDVQQIQADPEPEMDLESQNACAEIDGVPTHPTALNRVLQQIRVPPKMKRGTSLHSRRGKPEAPKGSPQINRKSGQEMTTVMQSGRPRSSSTTDAPTSSAMMEIACAAAAAACLPGDEATAEHIERLEVSSLAQTSSAVASSTDGSIHTDSVDGTPDPQRTKAAIAHLQQKILKLTEQIKIAQTARDDNVAEYLKLANSADKQQAARIKQVFEKKNQKSAQTILQLQKKLEHYHRKLREVEQNGIPRQPKDVFRDMHQGLKDVGAKVTGFSEGVVDSVKGGLSSFSQATHSAAGAVVSKPREIASLIRNKFGSADNIPNLKDSLEEGQVDDGGKALGVISNFQSSPKYGSEEDCSSATSGSVGANSTTGGIAVGASSSKTNTLDMQSSGFDALFHEIQEIRETQARLEESFETLKEHYQRDYSLIIQALQEERYRCERLEEQLNDLTELHQNEILNLKQELASMEEKIAYQSYERARDIQEWHLWAMW
- the TMCC1 gene encoding transmembrane and coiled-coil domains protein 1 isoform X4 gives rise to the protein MKRGTSLHSRRGKPEAPKGSPQINRKSGQEMTTVMQSGRPRSSSTTDAPTSSAMMEIACAAAAAACLPGDEATAEHIERLEVSSLAQTSSAVASSTDGSIHTDSVDGTPDPQRTKAAIAHLQQKILKLTEQIKIAQTARDDNVAEYLKLANSADKQQAARIKQVFEKKNQKSAQTILQLQKKLEHYHRKLREVEQNGIPRQPKDVFRDMHQGLKDVGAKVTGFSEGVVDSVKGGLSSFSQATHSAAGAVVSKPREIASLIRNKFGSADNIPNLKDSLEEGQVDDGGKALGVISNFQSSPKYGSEEDCSSATSGSVGANSTTGGIAVGASSSKTNTLDMQSSGFDALFHEIQEIRETQARLEESFETLKEHYQRDYSLIIQALQEERYRCERLEEQLNDLTELHQNEILNLKQELASMEEKIAYQSYERARDIQEALEACQTRISKMELQQQQQQVVQLEGLESATARNLLGKLINVLLAVMAVLLVFVSTVANCVLPLMKTRNRTFSTLFLVVLLAFLWKHWDALFSYAERFFTCPR
- the TMCC1 gene encoding transmembrane and coiled-coil domains protein 1 isoform X6 gives rise to the protein MHWKYIAWLGTAQIERLEVSSLAQTSSAVASSTDGSIHTDSVDGTPDPQRTKAAIAHLQQKILKLTEQIKIAQTARDDNVAEYLKLANSADKQQAARIKQVFEKKNQKSAQTILQLQKKLEHYHRKLREVEQNGIPRQPKDVFRDMHQGLKDVGAKVTGFSEGVVDSVKGGLSSFSQATHSAAGAVVSKPREIASLIRNKFGSADNIPNLKDSLEEGQVDDGGKALGVISNFQSSPKYGSEEDCSSATSGSVGANSTTGGIAVGASSSKTNTLDMQSSGFDALFHEIQEIRETQARLEESFETLKEHYQRDYSLIIQALQEERYRCERLEEQLNDLTELHQNEILNLKQELASMEEKIAYQSYERARDIQEALEACQTRISKMELQQQQQQVVQLEGLESATARNLLGKLINVLLAVMAVLLVFVSTVANCVLPLMKTRNRTFSTLFLVVLLAFLWKHWDALFSYAERFFTCPR
- the TMCC1 gene encoding transmembrane and coiled-coil domains protein 1 isoform X5, with product MRQLQSTLGTFTIFRCSNCWMTMQLQGPPPTVTCSLLCLPPSQPTPVSQTGEPCPGVRPARGKPHLQQIERLEVSSLAQTSSAVASSTDGSIHTDSVDGTPDPQRTKAAIAHLQQKILKLTEQIKIAQTARDDNVAEYLKLANSADKQQAARIKQVFEKKNQKSAQTILQLQKKLEHYHRKLREVEQNGIPRQPKDVFRDMHQGLKDVGAKVTGFSEGVVDSVKGGLSSFSQATHSAAGAVVSKPREIASLIRNKFGSADNIPNLKDSLEEGQVDDGGKALGVISNFQSSPKYGSEEDCSSATSGSVGANSTTGGIAVGASSSKTNTLDMQSSGFDALFHEIQEIRETQARLEESFETLKEHYQRDYSLIIQALQEERYRCERLEEQLNDLTELHQNEILNLKQELASMEEKIAYQSYERARDIQEALEACQTRISKMELQQQQQQVVQLEGLESATARNLLGKLINVLLAVMAVLLVFVSTVANCVLPLMKTRNRTFSTLFLVVLLAFLWKHWDALFSYAERFFTCPR
- the TMCC1 gene encoding transmembrane and coiled-coil domains protein 1 isoform X7 encodes the protein MVQRFSLRRQLSKIERLEVSSLAQTSSAVASSTDGSIHTDSVDGTPDPQRTKAAIAHLQQKILKLTEQIKIAQTARDDNVAEYLKLANSADKQQAARIKQVFEKKNQKSAQTILQLQKKLEHYHRKLREVEQNGIPRQPKDVFRDMHQGLKDVGAKVTGFSEGVVDSVKGGLSSFSQATHSAAGAVVSKPREIASLIRNKFGSADNIPNLKDSLEEGQVDDGGKALGVISNFQSSPKYGSEEDCSSATSGSVGANSTTGGIAVGASSSKTNTLDMQSSGFDALFHEIQEIRETQARLEESFETLKEHYQRDYSLIIQALQEERYRCERLEEQLNDLTELHQNEILNLKQELASMEEKIAYQSYERARDIQEALEACQTRISKMELQQQQQQVVQLEGLESATARNLLGKLINVLLAVMAVLLVFVSTVANCVLPLMKTRNRTFSTLFLVVLLAFLWKHWDALFSYAERFFTCPR